In Bacteroides coprosuis DSM 18011, the following are encoded in one genomic region:
- a CDS encoding Choloylglycine hydrolase (COGs: COG3049 Penicillin V acylase and related amidase~InterPro IPR003199:IPR000975~KEGG: bth:BT_1259 choloylglycine hydrolase~PFAM: Choloylglycine hydrolase; Interleukin-1~SPTR: Choloylglycine hydrolase;~IMG reference gene:2504107509~PFAM: Linear amide C-N hydrolases, choloylglycine hydrolase family) — MKKIFLALTLMMTWGVGDILACTRVVYKGNDGLILTARSMDWKEDIKSNIWVFPRGMQRDGKVGKNSLHWTSKYGSVVTSAYEIASTDGMNEKGLVANLLWLAESEYAPRDENKKGITISAWVQYLLDNYATVAEAVADLQNEPFQVVSDMMPTGDRMATLHLSISDAEGDNAIFEYIGGKLIIHHDPSYQVMTNSPTFDKQLALTDYWNEIGGLTMLPGTNRAADRFVRASFYTHALPKTDDAHIAVAAIAGVIRNCSVPYGISVPDKPNISTTQWRTIADHKNKVYYFESVLSPNMFWIPLNELNFKKGAPVKKLSIINQEVYHGNTVQYLKTSAPFVFLGIE, encoded by the coding sequence ATGAAAAAGATTTTTCTAGCACTAACTCTCATGATGACATGGGGAGTTGGTGATATTTTGGCTTGTACACGAGTGGTGTATAAGGGCAATGATGGTTTGATACTTACTGCACGGTCTATGGATTGGAAGGAAGATATCAAGAGTAATATTTGGGTGTTTCCTCGTGGTATGCAAAGAGATGGAAAAGTAGGAAAAAACTCTCTGCACTGGACCTCCAAATATGGCAGTGTAGTAACTTCTGCTTACGAAATAGCCTCAACAGATGGTATGAATGAAAAGGGATTGGTGGCAAACTTGCTGTGGCTGGCAGAGTCGGAGTATGCTCCACGTGATGAGAATAAAAAGGGTATTACTATCTCTGCTTGGGTGCAATACCTTTTAGATAATTATGCCACGGTTGCTGAGGCTGTAGCCGATTTGCAGAATGAACCTTTCCAAGTAGTTTCTGATATGATGCCTACGGGCGATAGAATGGCTACTCTGCATCTGTCTATATCGGATGCTGAGGGAGATAATGCAATCTTTGAATATATAGGAGGCAAGCTAATCATCCATCACGATCCTTCTTACCAGGTGATGACTAATTCGCCCACCTTTGATAAGCAATTGGCTCTGACAGATTATTGGAATGAGATAGGAGGGCTAACGATGCTTCCAGGAACCAATAGGGCAGCAGATCGCTTTGTGAGAGCTTCGTTTTATACGCATGCTTTACCCAAAACCGATGATGCTCACATTGCAGTAGCAGCTATTGCAGGAGTCATCAGAAACTGTTCGGTGCCTTATGGCATCTCTGTACCTGATAAACCCAATATCTCAACCACTCAATGGAGAACCATAGCCGATCATAAAAATAAAGTATACTACTTTGAGTCGGTATTAAGTCCGAATATGTTTTGGATTCCTCTCAACGAGTTAAACTTTAAAAAAGGAGCACCAGTAAAGAAGCTGAGTATTATCAACCAAGAGGTTTATCATGGAAATACCGTTCAGTATCTCAAGACTTCAGCCCCATTTGTGTTTTTAGGAATCGAATAA
- a CDS encoding Uroporphyrinogen III synthase HEM4 (COGs: COG1587 Uroporphyrinogen-III synthase~InterPro IPR003754~KEGG: lbz:LbrM03_V2.0580 hypothetical protein~PFAM: Tetrapyrrole biosynthesis, uroporphyrinogen III synthase~SPTR: Putative uncharacterized protein;~IMG reference gene:2504107508~PFAM: Uroporphyrinogen-III synthase HemD) → MDKRKFLKGILAIVFLACLSYFAFRAFTQDPLRVLITAPEGYSQRFEKSFTGTGIQPIAIPVIETISQGQSDEIRGAFYNIDDIDYIAFSSRKAIQALEEALQKHPEIKNDLRKVELIAIGKDIDYLREVVGGGQHIIVPSEPSPAGIANELAKQENIQGKTIAVWVPRVEEIKEPYVVPDFMDRLEKIGLKVIRNEVYITRPARQSNLNDVVQNIQAGKVQCIAFTSSAEIDVLLKAYQKPLPEELVIACFGPYTTAFAQEKGLHVAITATNFSSFLGFVEAIEAYYDKH, encoded by the coding sequence ATGGACAAACGTAAATTCTTAAAAGGCATACTTGCCATCGTCTTTTTGGCCTGCCTTTCTTATTTTGCTTTCAGAGCATTTACCCAAGATCCACTCCGAGTATTAATAACTGCACCCGAAGGCTACTCCCAACGCTTTGAAAAAAGCTTTACAGGTACAGGTATCCAACCCATCGCCATACCCGTGATAGAAACAATATCGCAAGGTCAATCTGATGAAATAAGAGGTGCATTTTACAATATTGATGACATTGATTATATCGCTTTTTCTAGTAGAAAAGCGATACAAGCCTTAGAAGAAGCTCTTCAAAAACATCCCGAGATAAAAAATGATTTGCGTAAAGTAGAACTAATCGCTATAGGCAAGGATATTGATTACTTGCGAGAAGTAGTAGGAGGTGGACAGCATATCATTGTTCCCTCAGAACCTAGTCCGGCAGGCATCGCCAACGAACTCGCTAAGCAAGAGAATATACAAGGTAAAACCATCGCCGTATGGGTTCCCCGTGTAGAGGAAATAAAAGAACCCTATGTGGTTCCCGATTTTATGGATCGACTAGAAAAGATAGGGCTAAAAGTGATTCGTAATGAGGTTTATATCACTCGTCCTGCCCGTCAGTCAAACTTGAATGATGTTGTACAAAACATACAAGCAGGAAAAGTACAGTGTATTGCTTTTACAAGTAGTGCCGAGATAGATGTCTTATTAAAAGCCTATCAAAAACCTCTCCCTGAGGAACTGGTGATAGCTTGTTTTGGTCCGTACACCACTGCTTTTGCTCAAGAGAAAGGGCTACATGTTGCCATCACAGCAACCAACTTTAGCTCGTTCCTTGGTTTTGTAGAAGCCATAGAGGCATATTACGATAAGCATTGA
- a CDS encoding hypothetical protein (KEGG: cbe:Cbei_4376 YD repeat-containing protein~SPTR: Putative uncharacterized protein;~IMG reference gene:2504107510): MKKILYLLVLCVVAISCSSDKIDVPELPIDDLVLPESSEKDPLFPGQILKIKGKGFKQYSEIWMSCQTQSDGLITLPAQIIEVTDGFLRCVAPQVYGKVSVFLKQDNHDFFIGGLYFEEKDESGKVIKKCIFYDNDEVAPKQYNFEFVHQDKQLLSIVQKHQGKSLTTKFFYDSKGKLDKFEEYSEETKELTVTFEYKNATQVTAKYVYEEGSSRSIDLTLDDRGNLIKKEDKANQIVAEYTYDKKKNISDYMKTYGSTESSITKYRYTYDDKKSFLTNLGAPSWFFVFNDDDLFSFSVGANNRLTSTEDGKLDDRFKYEYDKDEFPKSLYLLEENDITKVSEETKIADFFY, translated from the coding sequence ATGAAAAAAATACTTTATTTATTAGTACTCTGTGTGGTCGCTATCAGCTGTTCATCAGACAAAATAGATGTTCCAGAATTGCCTATTGATGATTTAGTGCTTCCAGAATCGAGTGAAAAAGATCCTTTGTTCCCTGGACAAATTTTAAAAATCAAAGGAAAAGGCTTTAAACAGTACTCAGAAATTTGGATGTCTTGTCAAACTCAATCTGATGGATTAATAACTCTTCCTGCTCAAATAATAGAAGTAACCGATGGCTTTTTAAGATGCGTGGCCCCTCAAGTTTATGGTAAGGTATCTGTATTCTTAAAACAAGACAATCACGACTTCTTTATTGGGGGGCTGTACTTTGAAGAGAAAGACGAATCGGGAAAAGTGATAAAGAAGTGTATCTTCTATGATAATGATGAAGTGGCACCTAAGCAATACAACTTTGAGTTTGTGCATCAAGACAAACAACTTCTTTCTATAGTTCAAAAGCACCAAGGTAAATCTTTAACAACGAAGTTCTTTTACGATAGTAAAGGCAAGTTGGATAAATTTGAAGAATATAGCGAGGAAACAAAAGAACTGACTGTAACTTTTGAATACAAAAATGCTACCCAAGTTACTGCTAAATATGTATATGAAGAGGGTTCAAGCAGAAGCATTGATTTAACTTTAGATGATAGGGGGAATCTGATTAAGAAAGAGGATAAAGCCAATCAGATTGTAGCAGAATATACCTATGATAAGAAAAAGAATATCTCAGACTATATGAAAACTTATGGTAGTACAGAAAGTAGTATCACTAAGTATCGGTATACTTATGACGATAAAAAATCTTTCTTGACCAATCTAGGAGCTCCTTCTTGGTTCTTTGTATTCAATGATGATGATTTATTTTCTTTCTCTGTTGGAGCAAATAACAGGTTGACTTCTACTGAAGATGGTAAACTAGATGATCGATTTAAGTATGAATATGACAAAGACGAATTTCCAAAATCTCTGTATTTATTGGAAGAAAATGATATTACTAAAGTGTCTGAAGAAACTAAAATAGCAGATTTCTTTTATTAA
- a CDS encoding protein of unknown function DUF165 (COGs: COG1738 conserved hypothetical protein~InterPro IPR003744~KEGG: bfs:BF1395 putative transmembrane protein~PFAM: Protein of unknown function DUF165~SPTR: Putative membrane protein;~TIGRFAM: Protein of unknown function DUF165~IMG reference gene:2504107503~PFAM: Uncharacterized ACR, YhhQ family COG1738~TIGRFAM: conserved hypothetical integral membrane protein) translates to MKEKVSVPFMLMGIVFNVCLIAANLFATKLVHIYGDFSITAGLLVFPISYIINDCIVEVWGFKKARLIIWTGFAMNFFVVALGMIAVTLPTPPQWDGGEHFNFVFGLAPRVALASLTGFLAGSFLNAYVMSKMKIASEGKNFASRAIWSTIVGEAGDSLLFFTIAFLGIFPLKNMLYMMAVQVVLKTVYEIIVLPITIRVVKRVKEIEGVDAYDEDISYNILSIKDL, encoded by the coding sequence ATGAAAGAAAAAGTATCTGTCCCATTCATGTTGATGGGCATAGTGTTTAATGTCTGCCTTATTGCAGCCAACCTTTTTGCAACAAAATTAGTTCATATCTACGGGGATTTTTCAATTACCGCTGGACTACTTGTTTTCCCAATTTCATACATCATCAATGATTGTATTGTTGAGGTTTGGGGATTTAAGAAAGCACGTCTTATTATCTGGACGGGCTTTGCCATGAACTTTTTCGTAGTAGCTCTAGGCATGATTGCTGTAACTCTACCTACTCCCCCTCAATGGGATGGTGGTGAGCATTTCAACTTTGTATTTGGCTTGGCTCCTCGAGTGGCTTTGGCTAGCTTAACGGGCTTCCTTGCGGGATCTTTTCTCAATGCATACGTAATGAGTAAGATGAAGATTGCTAGTGAAGGTAAAAACTTTGCATCTCGTGCTATTTGGTCTACCATAGTAGGTGAAGCGGGTGACTCGCTTCTCTTTTTTACCATTGCATTCCTTGGCATCTTCCCTCTAAAGAATATGCTCTATATGATGGCTGTGCAAGTAGTACTAAAAACGGTTTACGAAATCATTGTACTGCCCATCACTATCCGTGTTGTGAAAAGGGTAAAAGAAATCGAAGGAGTTGATGCCTACGATGAAGACATTTCATACAATATTTTAAGTATCAAAGATTTATAA
- a CDS encoding hypothetical protein (KEGG: lby:Lbys_0370 hypothetical protein~SPTR: Putative uncharacterized protein;~IMG reference gene:2504107513), with translation MKTSDTLLLLIDSLTKAEKKSFSQTALNSDYYDLYLLITNNPGKDSEEIKGLYEMEKPQSNFNVQVNYLYTKLLDNLLSLQSSSDIELNLFNSLFKAKILAQKSLFQEALQLYKVVQLKAKELHLEYLLLKALQEELKLLLFLNFPNLTEDELSTKHFEITESLKRARRENESSVLYDLLKYRTLHHDVMRSEEQRDALNDLLLSELSISSSSDRHLKSFESDMLHQLFQSTYLLGVNDYNAALSSLKELIHLFEENTQRWEKNPYYYVVTLESILYNLRAIHEYKSISFFLGKLEEIQSKDKEINALRDIIQTLYTLYPLIDTGQFKEASAYIEQNRAKIEGMLPLLNRDKKAEVILCWSIVLVGLGQFREVKDLLHPIIFQSKHFYYLPIFRAIRLIHLISIYELGILDEYEFEIRAFKRDLNKNKKAYQVESFILKFLTSKKVYFQKREKQRQTIQPIIEAIRQDIYEKQILNLFDFTKWVESKVWDVSFTQLLENKKDSPLH, from the coding sequence ATGAAAACTAGTGATACTTTACTCCTCTTAATAGATTCTTTAACTAAAGCAGAAAAGAAAAGTTTTAGTCAAACGGCTTTAAATTCAGATTATTATGATTTATACCTCCTGATTACCAATAATCCAGGGAAGGACTCAGAAGAGATAAAGGGGCTTTATGAGATGGAGAAACCTCAATCCAACTTTAATGTGCAGGTAAACTACCTTTACACTAAGTTATTGGATAATCTATTGTCCTTACAATCGAGTAGTGATATAGAACTCAACCTCTTTAATTCTCTTTTTAAGGCAAAGATATTAGCTCAAAAGTCGCTCTTCCAAGAGGCTCTCCAGCTTTATAAGGTAGTGCAGCTAAAGGCGAAAGAGTTGCATTTGGAATATCTATTACTCAAAGCTCTACAAGAGGAACTCAAGCTTTTGCTGTTTCTAAATTTTCCCAACCTAACCGAAGATGAACTAAGTACAAAGCACTTTGAGATTACCGAAAGCCTGAAAAGGGCACGTAGAGAGAATGAATCATCTGTATTGTACGATTTACTTAAATACCGCACTCTCCACCATGATGTAATGCGTAGTGAAGAACAGAGGGATGCTCTGAATGATTTATTACTCAGCGAACTAAGCATTAGCTCTTCGAGTGATCGACATTTAAAAAGCTTTGAATCGGATATGCTACACCAGCTCTTTCAATCTACTTATCTGCTAGGGGTAAATGATTATAATGCGGCTTTGAGTTCGCTAAAAGAACTGATACACCTCTTTGAGGAGAACACCCAGCGGTGGGAAAAGAATCCGTATTACTATGTGGTTACTCTTGAAAGCATCTTGTACAACCTAAGGGCTATCCATGAATATAAGTCGATCTCCTTCTTTCTAGGTAAGCTTGAAGAGATACAGAGTAAAGACAAAGAGATTAATGCCTTAAGGGATATCATTCAAACATTGTACACCTTATATCCTCTTATTGATACGGGACAATTTAAAGAGGCTTCTGCTTATATTGAGCAGAATAGGGCTAAGATCGAGGGGATGCTTCCTCTTCTGAATCGAGATAAAAAAGCAGAGGTGATATTGTGCTGGAGCATTGTTCTAGTAGGATTGGGGCAGTTTAGGGAAGTGAAAGATTTACTTCACCCCATCATTTTTCAGAGTAAACACTTTTATTACCTACCCATCTTCCGTGCTATTCGGCTGATTCACCTAATCAGTATCTACGAACTAGGGATACTCGATGAATATGAATTTGAGATACGGGCATTCAAACGTGATTTGAACAAGAACAAGAAGGCATACCAAGTGGAATCTTTTATTCTGAAGTTCCTAACTTCTAAGAAAGTCTATTTCCAAAAGCGAGAGAAACAAAGGCAGACCATTCAACCCATCATTGAAGCCATACGTCAAGATATTTATGAGAAACAGATCCTGAACTTATTCGATTTCACGAAATGGGTGGAGTCCAAAGTCTGGGATGTTTCTTTTACCCAACTTCTAGAAAACAAGAAAGACTCACCTTTGCATTAA
- a CDS encoding hypothetical protein (KEGG: dae:Dtox_2725 diguanylate cyclase~SPTR: Diguanylate cyclase;~IMG reference gene:2504107502), whose product MIISKKYMLLLVYSFLTAIFLGLISHYLILEKYSIIESVLIYFPVGVFISFINQTQRDRNLNNPH is encoded by the coding sequence ATGATTATAAGTAAAAAATACATGTTATTATTAGTATATAGCTTTTTAACGGCTATATTTTTAGGATTAATATCTCATTATTTAATACTGGAAAAGTATAGTATAATAGAATCTGTTTTAATCTATTTCCCAGTAGGTGTTTTTATAAGTTTTATAAATCAAACTCAAAGAGATAGAAACTTAAATAATCCTCATTAA
- a CDS encoding ribokinase (COGs: COG0524 Sugar kinase ribokinase family~InterPro IPR011877:IPR011611~KEGG: lby:Lbys_0371 ribokinase~PFAM: Carbohydrate/purine kinase~PRIAM: Ribokinase~SPTR: Ribokinase;~TIGRFAM: Ribokinase, bacterial~IMG reference gene:2504107512~PFAM: pfkB family carbohydrate kinase~TIGRFAM: ribokinase) produces the protein MKKITVVGSSNTDMVVKSKRLPLPGETIGGGAFLMNPGGKGANQAVATARLGAKTVFVAKTGNDVFGRKSISTFENEGIDTRFVSSDSTEPSGVALIMVDDHGENSIVVAPGANAKLLPEDIEKAKEEISTSEILLMQLEIPMPAVEAAAQIAYASGVKVVLNPAPVQVLSAELLSKLYLITPNRGEAELLSGIKITGLESAEKAARAIAAKGVQNVIITLGSEGSFILDNGEAYLVKAYEVETVDTTGAGDTFNGAICSALVEGKSMREAVNFASKASAIVVTRMGAQSSIPTRREVDHFKK, from the coding sequence ATGAAAAAGATAACTGTAGTAGGTAGTAGCAACACAGATATGGTTGTGAAATCAAAAAGATTACCTCTTCCAGGTGAGACGATAGGTGGAGGAGCTTTTTTAATGAACCCAGGAGGCAAAGGAGCTAATCAGGCTGTTGCAACAGCTCGATTGGGAGCAAAGACTGTTTTTGTAGCCAAAACAGGAAATGATGTGTTTGGCAGAAAATCGATATCTACCTTTGAGAATGAGGGGATAGATACGCGTTTTGTATCATCCGATTCTACCGAGCCCTCTGGAGTAGCGCTCATCATGGTAGATGATCATGGGGAGAATAGCATTGTTGTTGCTCCTGGAGCAAACGCAAAGCTGCTACCCGAAGACATTGAAAAAGCGAAAGAAGAGATTAGTACAAGTGAGATACTCTTGATGCAGTTAGAAATTCCTATGCCTGCTGTTGAGGCTGCTGCCCAGATAGCTTATGCCAGTGGAGTTAAAGTAGTACTCAATCCTGCACCCGTACAGGTTTTATCTGCAGAGCTCTTGAGCAAGCTCTATTTAATCACCCCCAATAGAGGTGAAGCAGAACTGCTTTCGGGAATTAAAATAACAGGGTTGGAATCTGCTGAAAAGGCTGCTCGCGCCATAGCCGCTAAAGGGGTACAAAATGTAATTATAACCCTAGGCTCAGAAGGCTCTTTTATTTTAGATAATGGAGAAGCCTATTTGGTGAAAGCTTATGAAGTAGAAACGGTAGATACTACGGGAGCAGGCGATACTTTTAATGGCGCAATATGTTCCGCTCTGGTAGAGGGTAAAAGTATGAGAGAAGCTGTAAACTTTGCTTCTAAGGCTTCTGCTATCGTAGTAACACGTATGGGAGCTCAATCTTCTATTCCTACACGAAGAGAAGTAGATCATTTTAAAAAATAA
- a CDS encoding NADPH-dependent 7-cyano-7-deazaguanine reductase (COGs: COG0780 Enzyme related to GTP cyclohydrolase I~HAMAP: Nitrile oxidoreductase, NADPH-dependent, QueF~InterPro IPR016856:IPR020602~KEGG: bfr:BF1466 7-cyano-7-deazaguanine reductase~PFAM: GTP cyclohydrolase I/Nitrile oxidoreductase~PRIAM: PreQ(1) synthase~SPTR: NADPH-dependent 7-cyano-7-deazaguanine reductase;~TIGRFAM: Nitrile oxidoreductase, NADPH-dependent, QueF~IMG reference gene:2504107505~PFAM: GTP cyclohydrolase I~TIGRFAM: 7-cyano-7-deazaguanine reductase), which yields MRKDTELRQQLSALGTKTEYKQDYAPKVLESFDNKHPMNDYWVRFNCPEFTSLCPITGQPDFAEIIISYLPDEKMVESKSLKLYLFSFRNHGAFHEDCVNIIMKDLIKLMNPKYIEVTGIFTPRGGISIYPYTNYGKPGTKYEKLAEHRLMNHQ from the coding sequence ATGAGAAAAGATACCGAACTAAGACAACAACTGTCTGCTCTAGGAACGAAAACGGAGTACAAACAAGATTATGCTCCCAAAGTTCTAGAATCATTTGATAATAAGCACCCGATGAACGATTATTGGGTGAGGTTTAATTGTCCAGAGTTTACCAGTTTGTGCCCCATTACGGGTCAGCCCGACTTTGCAGAAATCATCATCAGCTATCTGCCAGATGAGAAAATGGTAGAAAGCAAAAGCTTGAAACTATACTTATTTAGCTTTAGAAACCACGGTGCCTTCCATGAAGACTGTGTAAACATCATCATGAAAGATTTAATAAAACTGATGAATCCCAAATACATAGAGGTAACAGGCATCTTCACACCACGTGGAGGTATATCTATCTACCCATATACAAACTACGGTAAACCAGGCACGAAATACGAAAAACTAGCTGAACATAGGCTAATGAATCACCAATAA
- a CDS encoding exsB protein (COGs: COG0603 PP-loop superfamily ATPase~InterPro IPR018317~KEGG: bfs:BF1396 putative ExsB family protein~PFAM: Queuosine synthesis~SPTR: Putative ExsB family protein;~TIGRFAM: Queuosine synthesis~IMG reference gene:2504107504~PFAM: ExsB~TIGRFAM: queuosine biosynthesis protein QueC), whose protein sequence is MRNSKAIVLFSGGQDSTTCLYWAKKRFDKVYAISFDYGQKHSNEVDVARSIAQQANVEFIVLDAHYISQLSINALTDTSLEMDENNNCPNTFVPGRNLFFLSMAAVFAFEHDVQHIVTGVSQTDFSGYPDCRHNFIQSANLTLNLAMDKEFILHAPLMWLDKAGVWELSDKLGVFDLVKDHTLTCYNGVIAEGCGHCPACKLRNQGLQEYLLKREKR, encoded by the coding sequence ATGAGAAATAGCAAAGCTATTGTACTTTTTAGTGGAGGTCAAGACTCTACTACCTGCCTCTATTGGGCAAAAAAACGATTTGACAAAGTGTATGCAATCAGTTTTGACTACGGTCAGAAACATAGTAATGAGGTAGATGTAGCCCGAAGCATTGCTCAACAAGCCAATGTGGAATTTATTGTACTGGATGCGCATTACATCTCCCAACTAAGTATTAATGCCTTGACAGACACTAGTCTGGAAATGGATGAGAACAACAACTGCCCAAATACCTTTGTGCCTGGAAGAAACTTATTCTTCTTGAGCATGGCTGCTGTGTTTGCCTTTGAACACGACGTGCAGCATATCGTAACTGGGGTTTCACAAACCGACTTTAGTGGATATCCCGATTGCAGACACAATTTTATTCAGTCGGCAAACCTGACACTTAATTTAGCAATGGATAAGGAGTTTATTCTCCATGCCCCACTCATGTGGCTCGACAAAGCTGGTGTTTGGGAATTATCGGATAAATTGGGTGTATTTGATCTAGTAAAAGATCATACCCTTACTTGTTATAATGGAGTTATTGCCGAGGGTTGTGGACACTGCCCAGCATGCAAACTCAGAAACCAAGGATTGCAAGAGTATTTATTAAAAAGAGAAAAGAGATGA
- a CDS encoding sugar transport family protein (InterPro IPR010651~KEGG: bth:BT_2809 putative integral membrane protein~PFAM: Sugar transport~SPTR: Putative uncharacterized protein;~IMG reference gene:2504107511~PFAM: Fatty acid elongase 3-ketoacyl-CoA synthase 1), whose protein sequence is MYIVENYFLAIVFCFITMLCWGSWGNTQKLAAKSWRYELYYWDYVIGIVLLSLVVGLTLGSVGTEGRSFITDLSQVSSANFWSAFLGGVIFNAANILLSTAISLSGMSVAFPVGVGLALVLGVFVNYFSTPKGDPSMLFAGVALIVIAIVLNGIAAGKASQGSEESNKNRKGILIAVLAGVLMSLFYRFVASAMDLENLTQPLAGMATPYSALFIFSLGILGSNFIFNTLVMKYPFVGKPVSYKEYFKGKISTHLVGILGGVIWGVGTALSYISAGKAGPAISYALGQGAPMIAALWGVFIWKEFKGGSKTINRLLTLMFILFILGLTLIVVAGMD, encoded by the coding sequence ATGTATATAGTAGAAAACTATTTTCTAGCTATCGTATTTTGTTTTATAACGATGCTCTGTTGGGGTTCGTGGGGAAATACCCAGAAGTTAGCTGCTAAAAGCTGGCGATACGAACTCTACTATTGGGATTATGTGATAGGCATTGTTTTGCTGTCTTTAGTTGTGGGCTTGACATTGGGAAGTGTAGGTACCGAAGGCAGATCTTTTATTACTGATTTATCACAAGTTAGTTCGGCAAACTTTTGGAGTGCATTTCTAGGTGGTGTGATCTTTAATGCAGCAAATATTCTGTTGTCTACAGCCATTTCTCTTTCGGGGATGTCTGTAGCTTTTCCCGTGGGAGTGGGATTGGCTTTGGTATTAGGCGTATTTGTAAATTACTTTTCAACACCCAAGGGAGATCCCTCCATGCTTTTTGCCGGAGTAGCTTTGATTGTTATAGCCATCGTTTTGAATGGTATTGCAGCCGGTAAGGCTAGTCAAGGCTCCGAAGAAAGCAATAAGAACCGTAAGGGTATTCTCATTGCTGTTTTGGCAGGTGTACTGATGTCTTTGTTCTACCGCTTTGTGGCCTCTGCGATGGATCTCGAAAATCTAACTCAGCCTTTAGCGGGTATGGCAACTCCATACTCAGCCTTGTTTATTTTTTCTCTGGGTATTCTGGGTAGCAACTTTATCTTCAATACGCTGGTGATGAAATATCCTTTTGTGGGTAAACCTGTCTCTTACAAAGAGTATTTTAAAGGCAAGATAAGTACTCACCTTGTGGGTATTCTAGGAGGAGTAATATGGGGCGTAGGTACTGCTTTGAGTTATATTTCGGCCGGTAAGGCTGGTCCTGCTATATCCTATGCTCTGGGGCAAGGAGCACCTATGATAGCCGCCCTTTGGGGTGTGTTTATCTGGAAAGAGTTTAAAGGAGGTAGCAAAACCATTAATAGATTACTGACTCTTATGTTTATCCTCTTCATTCTCGGCTTAACATTAATTGTTGTGGCTGGAATGGATTGA
- a CDS encoding hypothetical protein (KEGG: sbi:SORBI_07g020803 hypothetical protein~IMG reference gene:2504107506) yields the protein MSFKIQKDIYTVYMYYFMLINRFFYSNCQYLLYFEYYTIDLIISIKREETSSVEKISSSKI from the coding sequence ATGTCTTTTAAAATACAAAAAGATATTTATACAGTATATATGTATTATTTTATGCTAATAAATAGATTTTTTTATTCAAACTGTCAATATCTTCTTTACTTTGAATACTATACTATAGACTTGATAATCAGTATAAAAAGAGAAGAGACCTCTTCGGTAGAAAAGATCTCTTCGTCAAAAATATAA